From the genome of Gemmatimonas phototrophica, one region includes:
- a CDS encoding TolC family protein, whose translation MKSMFCLRSKATIALAIAGLISLGVLALVPDTVQAQGQSPASPATSARALLDGYVTEALSANLAIAQQNAAMRRANATVREANGRFLPTVGVNARYSEFSGVVNIGDFINPAYSALNQLIGQERFPTNVAATLPFRQETKLEMSVPLYNDALFGARAASRAQRDLVGSGRAAAMRQLAADIQQAWLGYATTVRAVETLEATLPVLDENVRVSERLIANGQATPDVLLRARAERSELLQQIAETTRQRDAARRGFNLLRNAPDDAAVQLANDSTLLAVALQDRDVLIAHAMQRREAVAQTGALIDLARAQERVAGAAFLPNVALAASYGVQGDRYRFNRNNDVALASVVLGWNVFNGTQDAARREQAQASRSEAEYRKRETERAVRVEVQNALDAVNAAQSSLATANDRLAAAQRAFTLVQRRYAEGLATQIEFLSARSAYTNAALNQVITQFTVATRVVDLERAAALRALPN comes from the coding sequence ATGAAATCGATGTTCTGCTTGCGCTCCAAGGCGACCATCGCCCTCGCCATCGCCGGACTCATCAGCCTCGGCGTCCTCGCCCTCGTACCGGACACGGTGCAGGCCCAGGGCCAATCGCCGGCATCGCCAGCCACATCGGCTCGAGCCCTGCTCGATGGCTACGTCACCGAGGCGCTCAGCGCGAATCTCGCCATTGCTCAGCAGAACGCCGCCATGCGACGGGCCAACGCCACCGTGCGCGAAGCCAACGGCCGCTTTCTCCCAACCGTAGGGGTCAACGCCCGCTACTCGGAGTTCAGCGGCGTCGTGAACATCGGCGACTTCATCAACCCCGCGTACTCCGCACTCAATCAGCTCATTGGACAGGAACGGTTTCCCACTAACGTGGCCGCCACGTTGCCCTTCCGGCAGGAAACCAAGCTCGAGATGAGCGTCCCGCTGTACAACGACGCACTCTTCGGCGCCCGCGCGGCGTCGCGCGCGCAACGTGATCTCGTTGGGAGCGGGCGCGCTGCGGCCATGCGACAGCTCGCCGCCGACATTCAGCAGGCGTGGCTGGGCTACGCCACCACGGTACGCGCCGTCGAGACGCTCGAGGCCACGCTCCCGGTGCTCGATGAGAATGTGCGCGTCAGTGAACGCCTCATCGCCAATGGACAGGCCACCCCCGACGTGCTGCTGCGTGCCCGCGCCGAGCGCAGCGAACTGCTGCAGCAGATTGCCGAAACCACGCGGCAGCGCGACGCCGCGCGCCGCGGCTTCAACCTGCTGCGAAACGCTCCGGATGATGCCGCGGTACAGCTCGCCAACGACAGCACTCTGCTGGCCGTCGCCCTCCAGGATCGCGACGTCCTCATTGCACATGCAATGCAGCGGCGCGAAGCCGTCGCCCAGACCGGTGCACTCATTGACCTCGCGCGCGCACAGGAACGCGTGGCCGGAGCCGCCTTCCTCCCCAACGTCGCGCTGGCTGCCAGCTACGGCGTGCAGGGCGATCGCTATCGCTTCAATCGCAACAACGATGTGGCACTCGCGTCGGTGGTGCTGGGATGGAACGTCTTCAACGGCACTCAGGATGCGGCTCGCCGCGAACAGGCACAGGCCTCGCGCAGCGAAGCCGAGTATCGCAAACGCGAAACCGAACGGGCGGTCCGTGTGGAGGTACAGAATGCCCTCGACGCTGTGAACGCCGCCCAGAGTTCGCTCGCCACCGCCAACGACCGGCTCGCCGCCGCTCAACGTGCCTTCACACTCGTGCAGCGGCGTTACGCCGAAGGACTCGCCACGCAGATCGAATTTCTGAGTGCGCGGTCGGCCTACACCAATGCCGCACTCAATCAGGTGATCACGCAATTCACCGTGGCCACTCGCGTCGTGGATCTCGAGCGCGCAGCAGCCCTTCGTGCGCTTC
- a CDS encoding TetR/AcrR family transcriptional regulator: MTTSAIRSASLARRERQKAETRQAILDAARELFVAEGVEATTMRAIAAKIGYTPTAIYHHFRDKDALLVELCLADFSALGQAMFKIGRIEDPIERLRRLGLAYADFALDNPSQYRFMFMTSYQQQLLDAAGNEVPMPDEDAYQFLFDTVQEGIDKQLYRPELTDAVELAQMFWGGIHGIVALWFTHCNDPHITLRDPRQAVRTMCDSMIRGSLRNPR; the protein is encoded by the coding sequence ATGACCACCTCTGCTATTCGCTCCGCTTCGCTGGCCCGCCGGGAACGGCAAAAGGCCGAGACGCGCCAGGCCATCCTGGACGCGGCGCGTGAGCTGTTTGTGGCCGAGGGCGTGGAAGCCACCACCATGCGGGCCATCGCTGCGAAAATCGGCTATACCCCCACGGCCATCTACCACCACTTCCGCGACAAGGACGCCTTGCTCGTGGAGCTGTGCCTCGCCGACTTCTCGGCGCTGGGACAGGCGATGTTCAAGATCGGCCGCATCGAGGATCCGATCGAGCGGCTGCGTCGGCTGGGATTGGCCTATGCCGACTTCGCGCTCGATAATCCGAGCCAGTATCGTTTCATGTTCATGACATCATACCAGCAGCAGCTCCTTGATGCGGCTGGTAATGAAGTGCCCATGCCCGACGAAGACGCCTATCAGTTCCTCTTTGACACGGTCCAGGAAGGGATTGATAAACAGCTCTACCGCCCGGAACTCACCGACGCCGTGGAGCTGGCGCAGATGTTCTGGGGGGGCATTCACGGGATCGTGGCCCTCTGGTTCACCCATTGCAACGACCCGCACATCACCCTGCGCGATCCTCGGCAGGCCGTGCGCACCATGTGCGATTCCATGATCCGCGGCAGCTTGCGAAACCCACGCTGA
- a CDS encoding NTP/NDP exchange transporter, protein MSRLGTVEEGEERGTLLAAMYFFFALASYFILRAVRDAAGVAAGTDKLPWLFTGTLVTTLLMNPVYSGIVARLPVRRFIPIVYRVFIALLLTFAAIIKYGPASWEPFLGPAFWILTSIYSLFIPSVFWGFMADTFRPEQSKRLFGFISVGGTLGALVGAFLTSRLAQVVGTPVLMVMSVALLECAVQSVKRFPPSFRVETRQRDEAKRSVGGSSLAGITHVLTSPYLLGICAYMLLFTIGSTILYFQQAEIVGARYADREARTAFLASVDTVVQSLTILAQLFVTGRVIKWVGVGATLAIMPVLSLVGFTALGTWGTLAIFVVFQVLRRAGEYAFGKPAREVLFTVVPPEDKYKAKNFIDTFVYRGGDQIGAWSYAGLSAAGMAVSSIALLAAPMSAVWLVVAFWLGARHSRLEKGE, encoded by the coding sequence ATGTCGCGGCTGGGCACCGTGGAAGAGGGAGAAGAACGCGGGACGCTGCTGGCGGCGATGTATTTCTTCTTCGCGCTGGCCAGCTACTTCATTCTGCGGGCGGTGCGCGACGCGGCCGGTGTGGCCGCGGGGACCGACAAGCTGCCGTGGCTGTTTACCGGTACGCTGGTGACCACGCTGCTCATGAACCCGGTGTACTCGGGCATTGTGGCGCGATTGCCGGTGCGTCGGTTCATCCCGATCGTGTATCGCGTCTTCATTGCGTTGCTGCTCACGTTTGCCGCCATCATCAAGTATGGACCGGCGTCGTGGGAGCCGTTTCTCGGGCCGGCGTTCTGGATCCTCACCAGCATCTATTCGCTCTTCATCCCCTCGGTGTTCTGGGGGTTCATGGCGGATACGTTCCGCCCGGAGCAGAGCAAGCGGCTCTTCGGGTTCATCAGTGTGGGTGGCACCCTCGGCGCACTGGTAGGCGCGTTTCTCACGTCGCGGCTGGCCCAGGTGGTGGGCACGCCGGTGCTCATGGTCATGAGCGTGGCGCTGCTGGAGTGCGCCGTGCAATCGGTGAAGCGCTTTCCTCCCAGCTTCCGGGTGGAGACGCGGCAGCGCGATGAAGCCAAGCGCAGTGTGGGGGGGTCGTCACTGGCGGGAATTACCCATGTGCTGACCAGTCCGTATCTGCTGGGCATTTGCGCCTACATGCTGCTGTTCACCATTGGCTCCACGATCCTGTATTTCCAGCAGGCGGAGATTGTGGGAGCACGTTACGCCGATCGTGAGGCGCGCACGGCGTTTCTGGCCAGTGTGGATACGGTGGTGCAGAGCCTCACCATTCTGGCGCAGCTCTTCGTGACGGGTCGCGTGATCAAGTGGGTGGGAGTGGGCGCCACGCTGGCGATTATGCCGGTGCTCAGTCTGGTGGGATTCACCGCGCTGGGGACGTGGGGTACGCTCGCCATTTTCGTGGTGTTTCAGGTGCTGCGCCGCGCGGGGGAGTATGCCTTTGGCAAGCCGGCGCGCGAGGTGTTGTTCACCGTGGTGCCGCCGGAAGACAAGTACAAGGCCAAGAACTTCATCGACACCTTCGTGTACCGTGGCGGCGACCAGATTGGGGCGTGGTCGTACGCCGGGCTTTCGGCAGCCGGCATGGCGGTGAGCAGCATTGCGCTGCTCGCGGCGCCCATGAGTGCGGTGTGGCTGGTGGTGGCGTTCTGGTTGGGCGCGCGGCACTCGCGGTTGGAGAAGGGTGAGTGA
- a CDS encoding NAD-dependent epimerase/dehydratase family protein produces the protein MTTPRDGAPKSILVLGGTGYIGPHLVTHALARGHRVTLFNRGKTKPGLFPNAEQLIGDRNTPTGHDALKGRRWDVVYDLPTTNPEWIVNAAAALKGNVSQYVYVSSTGVYKDYTRSFPDETHPRMDQAPINGPDAAAASYGAKKSRCEQLLEAAFGDQATIVRPGLIVGPGDLTDRFTYWPVRIERGGEILAPGTLDDPAQWIDVRDLTEWMVRLGEQGTGGAFNAVGPRTTCGIGELLYGIKACFANDAHFTWVPQPFLTANKLRSWGDMPVWSYTGASTVAFCTSVIEKALAAGLTFRPLATTVRDALTWYHARPAEEQARLRAGVSPEREREVLAAWHAQQGKGS, from the coding sequence GTGACCACTCCACGGGACGGCGCTCCCAAGAGCATCCTCGTTCTTGGCGGCACCGGGTATATCGGGCCGCATCTGGTCACGCACGCGTTGGCCCGCGGGCATCGCGTGACATTGTTCAATCGCGGCAAGACGAAGCCGGGGCTTTTTCCCAACGCTGAGCAGCTGATTGGCGATCGCAACACGCCCACCGGGCACGATGCCCTCAAGGGACGCCGGTGGGACGTGGTGTACGATTTGCCCACCACCAACCCCGAGTGGATCGTCAATGCGGCCGCGGCGCTGAAGGGAAACGTGTCGCAGTACGTGTATGTCTCGAGTACCGGCGTGTACAAGGATTACACGCGGTCGTTTCCGGATGAGACGCATCCGCGCATGGACCAGGCGCCGATCAACGGGCCGGACGCGGCGGCGGCGAGCTACGGCGCCAAGAAGTCGCGCTGCGAGCAGCTGCTGGAAGCCGCGTTTGGCGACCAGGCGACCATCGTGCGCCCCGGGTTGATTGTGGGGCCCGGTGATCTGACGGACCGCTTTACATACTGGCCCGTGCGCATCGAGCGTGGCGGCGAAATTCTGGCGCCGGGTACGCTGGATGATCCGGCGCAGTGGATTGATGTGCGGGACCTGACCGAGTGGATGGTGCGTCTGGGTGAGCAGGGTACCGGTGGGGCGTTCAACGCCGTGGGGCCACGCACCACCTGTGGCATTGGCGAGCTGTTGTACGGCATCAAGGCGTGCTTTGCCAACGATGCGCACTTCACCTGGGTACCGCAGCCGTTTCTGACCGCCAACAAGTTGCGGTCGTGGGGCGACATGCCGGTATGGAGCTACACGGGCGCAAGTACGGTGGCGTTTTGCACCAGCGTGATTGAGAAGGCGTTGGCCGCAGGACTGACCTTCCGGCCGCTGGCCACCACGGTGCGCGATGCGCTCACCTGGTATCATGCGCGCCCGGCTGAAGAGCAGGCGCGACTCCGAGCGGGAGTATCGCCGGAACGGGAGCGTGAGGTGTTGGCCGCCTGGCATGCACAGCAGGGCAAGGGATCGTGA
- a CDS encoding NAD-dependent epimerase/dehydratase family protein, with protein MTLDRRTFLKTTAVLGGAVGVGLPGVAEAFTSEGVRPGAYRPEAGAVQPKPLRILILGGTGFIGPQQVEYALARKHKLTLFNRGKTNSTLFPDVPRLLGDRNEVGGHDALKKGTWDVVIDNPTTNPMWVRGAGEALKGRVGQYLFVSTISVFSDYSKPGMDEGGPLHAPTDIDKPFDRDARYYGPNKVRSEIEAKAQFGEDKVTIVRPGLIVGPGDLSDRFSYWPVRIDKGGEILAPGAPTDAVQYVDVHDLAEWIVRCGENHTLGTFNATGPKTPTTIGEMLYGIKSVTTSDARFTWVPADFLREQQVRAWSEMPVWQPAMGPTLGFMQVNCQKAYAAGLTFRPLADTAKSTLDWYKTRPAAEQEKARAGIAPEKEKTVLAAWHAKAGR; from the coding sequence ATGACTCTCGATCGTCGCACCTTTCTCAAAACCACGGCCGTTCTCGGCGGCGCTGTGGGTGTGGGGCTGCCCGGTGTTGCCGAGGCCTTCACGTCGGAAGGGGTGCGCCCGGGGGCGTACCGTCCGGAGGCCGGAGCGGTGCAGCCCAAGCCGCTGCGTATTCTCATTCTGGGTGGCACCGGCTTCATCGGACCGCAGCAGGTTGAGTATGCGTTGGCGCGCAAGCACAAGCTCACACTGTTCAATCGCGGCAAGACCAACAGTACACTGTTCCCGGACGTGCCCCGGTTGCTGGGTGATCGCAACGAAGTGGGCGGACACGACGCGCTGAAGAAGGGCACGTGGGATGTCGTGATTGATAATCCCACCACGAACCCGATGTGGGTGCGCGGCGCGGGTGAAGCGCTCAAGGGGCGTGTGGGGCAGTACCTGTTCGTGAGCACCATTTCGGTGTTCAGCGATTATTCCAAGCCTGGCATGGACGAAGGCGGGCCGCTGCATGCGCCCACCGATATCGACAAGCCGTTCGATCGCGATGCCCGCTACTACGGGCCCAACAAGGTGCGCAGCGAAATCGAAGCCAAGGCGCAGTTTGGCGAAGACAAGGTGACCATCGTGCGTCCCGGTCTCATTGTGGGACCTGGTGATCTGAGCGATCGGTTCAGCTATTGGCCCGTGCGCATCGACAAGGGCGGCGAGATTCTCGCGCCGGGTGCGCCCACCGATGCCGTGCAGTACGTCGACGTGCACGATCTTGCCGAGTGGATTGTGCGCTGCGGGGAGAACCACACGTTGGGCACGTTCAACGCGACGGGCCCCAAGACGCCCACCACCATTGGCGAAATGCTGTATGGCATCAAGTCGGTCACGACGAGTGATGCCCGCTTTACCTGGGTGCCCGCGGACTTCCTCCGTGAGCAGCAGGTGCGGGCGTGGAGCGAGATGCCGGTGTGGCAACCGGCCATGGGGCCGACGTTGGGGTTCATGCAGGTCAACTGTCAGAAGGCGTATGCCGCAGGGCTGACCTTCCGTCCGCTCGCCGATACGGCGAAGAGCACGCTGGACTGGTACAAGACGCGTCCCGCGGCCGAGCAGGAGAAGGCGCGCGCCGGCATTGCGCCGGAGAAGGAGAAGACCGTGCTGGCCGCGTGGCATGCCAAGGCGGGGCGTTAA
- a CDS encoding dipeptidase: MSSRFTSQPTNSNAKPATALLRVLSAAAIAVLVFTTPTAAQQPARKAATARPAQSLRDASLEVRLAYVRRLLRLSPLVDGHNDLPWALREEKETPRDVEAYNLRRATRGMTDIARLRRGQVGGQFWSVYIPGDIRDSGYARVQLEQIDIAKRVIAKYPDVFQPAFTAGDVRKAYAAGKIGSLLGMEGGHAIENSLGALRAFYDLGARYMTLTHNVTLDWADAAGDLPRHNGLTKFGEEVVREMNRLGMLVDLSHVSPAVMSDALNITEAPVIFSHSSARAVTNVPRNVPDSILARLPKNGGVVMVTFVPGFVSQKVADHSAALTALRDSVAKRYPNDNDAQFKAAAAWRQSHPTPIATIADVADHLDHIKRVAGASHVGIGGDFDGITETVQGLEDVSKYPDLLAELVKRGWTDTELRGLMGENVLRVLTRAEVVSARVRQIRPASTRTIDQLDRKITP; this comes from the coding sequence ATGAGTTCACGGTTCACCTCACAACCCACCAACTCAAACGCAAAACCCGCAACGGCTCTGTTACGGGTCCTGTCGGCTGCCGCGATCGCCGTCCTCGTATTCACAACGCCAACGGCCGCACAGCAGCCGGCACGCAAAGCGGCCACCGCCCGTCCCGCGCAATCGCTGCGCGATGCCTCCCTCGAGGTGCGTCTCGCCTACGTGCGGCGTTTGCTGCGGCTCTCGCCGCTGGTGGATGGCCACAACGATCTGCCGTGGGCGCTGCGCGAAGAGAAGGAAACGCCGCGTGATGTCGAGGCTTACAATCTGCGCCGTGCGACACGCGGCATGACCGACATTGCGCGGTTGCGTCGCGGACAGGTGGGCGGACAATTCTGGTCGGTGTATATCCCGGGCGATATTCGCGACAGCGGCTACGCGCGCGTGCAGCTGGAGCAGATCGACATCGCGAAGCGCGTGATTGCGAAGTATCCGGACGTCTTCCAGCCGGCGTTCACGGCCGGTGACGTGCGCAAGGCGTACGCGGCCGGCAAGATTGGCTCGCTGCTGGGCATGGAAGGTGGACACGCCATCGAGAACTCGCTCGGCGCGCTGCGTGCCTTCTATGATCTGGGCGCGCGCTACATGACGCTCACGCACAACGTCACGCTCGACTGGGCCGATGCCGCGGGTGACCTGCCAAGGCACAACGGCCTCACCAAGTTTGGTGAAGAAGTGGTACGCGAAATGAACCGGCTCGGCATGCTGGTCGATCTCTCGCACGTCTCGCCGGCGGTCATGAGCGACGCGCTCAATATCACCGAAGCGCCGGTGATCTTCTCGCACTCCAGTGCGCGCGCCGTCACGAACGTGCCGCGCAACGTGCCCGACTCCATTCTGGCGCGGTTGCCGAAGAATGGCGGGGTGGTGATGGTGACGTTCGTGCCGGGGTTCGTGTCGCAGAAGGTGGCCGATCATTCCGCCGCGCTCACCGCCCTGCGCGACAGCGTGGCGAAGCGGTATCCCAACGACAATGATGCGCAGTTCAAGGCCGCGGCGGCCTGGCGGCAGAGTCATCCTACGCCCATCGCCACGATTGCCGACGTTGCGGATCACCTCGATCACATCAAGCGCGTCGCCGGGGCGAGCCACGTGGGCATTGGCGGTGATTTTGATGGCATTACGGAAACCGTGCAGGGCCTTGAGGATGTCTCAAAGTATCCGGACCTGCTGGCCGAACTCGTGAAGCGCGGCTGGACCGATACGGAACTCCGTGGCCTGATGGGTGAAAACGTACTGCGCGTATTGACCCGCGCCGAAGTGGTGTCGGCTCGTGTGCGCCAAATCCGTCCGGCTTCCACCAGGACCATCGACCAACTCGACCGGAAGATCACGCCATGA
- a CDS encoding esterase family protein yields MSPQFVDPSLPKRIDRWRSPALGLEMPIVSYGWRGQPVLLFPTAAADFLENERFWLIKAVEPLLQQGRIRVFSIDSINRLAWMDRGLPVQESARRQALYSRYVEDEVVPFIRHICGDGGARALTTGASFGCFHAANAFFRRPDLFGGVIGMSGFFDLSHSYFKGYSDDNCYFNNPMWYVGNVEGWTLDQLRHHSRIAIVSGQGAYERPEYTREFHDLLDRKGIGHIFDLWGHDVNHDWPWWRKMLPYYLEKLGC; encoded by the coding sequence ATGTCCCCACAGTTTGTTGATCCGTCCCTGCCCAAGCGTATTGATCGCTGGCGCAGCCCGGCACTCGGCCTCGAGATGCCTATCGTGAGCTATGGCTGGCGTGGCCAGCCCGTCCTGCTCTTCCCTACGGCTGCGGCCGACTTCCTGGAGAACGAACGGTTCTGGCTCATCAAGGCCGTCGAGCCGCTGCTGCAGCAGGGACGCATTCGCGTCTTCTCCATTGACAGCATCAACCGGCTGGCGTGGATGGACCGCGGCCTGCCGGTGCAGGAAAGTGCGCGGCGGCAGGCGCTGTACTCACGCTACGTGGAAGACGAGGTGGTGCCCTTCATCCGGCACATCTGCGGCGACGGCGGCGCGCGCGCCCTCACCACGGGGGCGAGCTTCGGCTGCTTTCATGCCGCGAACGCGTTTTTCCGCCGCCCCGATCTGTTTGGCGGTGTGATTGGCATGAGCGGGTTCTTTGACTTGTCGCACAGCTACTTCAAGGGCTACTCCGACGACAACTGCTACTTCAACAACCCCATGTGGTACGTGGGGAACGTTGAAGGGTGGACACTCGATCAGCTGCGACATCATTCGCGCATTGCCATCGTGAGTGGGCAGGGCGCGTACGAACGCCCGGAGTACACCCGGGAATTTCATGATCTGCTCGACCGGAAGGGCATCGGTCACATCTTCGATCTGTGGGGGCACGACGTGAACCACGATTGGCCGTGGTGGCGCAAGATGCTGCCGTATTACCTGGAAAAGTTGGGGTGCTGA
- a CDS encoding GNAT family N-acetyltransferase, with product MLARTFDEFSNPYVNPPEGTAPVVLDADVFPHHADGIPPGTMASGGYEMRFAWTRQDLHAVQALRYQVFHEELGEGQSTPGAPARDVDERDPWFHHLMIVEQRTGDVVGTYRLQSAVMAATRFGFYSASLFELGAIPASILGEAVEAGRACVASAHRSGKVLRLLWKGIARYLQWNSKRFLFGCCSLAGLERERATDMWQAMHARQVMHDRILVRPRPAGRALADDGRTRPLITADALTYRLPPLFEGYLALGARVCGAPAFDYEFGTTDFLVMLDTMTMDPRTHRSLFG from the coding sequence ATGCTCGCCCGCACATTCGACGAGTTCTCCAATCCGTACGTCAATCCGCCGGAGGGAACGGCGCCGGTGGTGCTGGACGCGGACGTGTTCCCGCACCATGCCGATGGGATTCCGCCGGGGACGATGGCGAGTGGGGGCTACGAGATGCGCTTTGCCTGGACCCGCCAGGACCTGCACGCCGTGCAAGCACTGCGGTATCAGGTGTTTCATGAAGAGCTCGGGGAGGGGCAGTCCACACCGGGAGCGCCAGCGCGCGATGTGGACGAGCGGGATCCCTGGTTCCACCATCTCATGATCGTGGAGCAGCGCACGGGCGACGTCGTGGGCACGTATCGCCTGCAGTCGGCGGTCATGGCCGCCACCCGGTTCGGGTTCTACAGTGCGTCCCTTTTTGAACTCGGCGCCATTCCCGCCTCCATCCTCGGCGAGGCGGTGGAAGCCGGCCGCGCCTGCGTCGCCTCGGCGCATCGCAGCGGCAAAGTGCTCCGCCTCCTCTGGAAGGGTATTGCCCGCTATCTCCAGTGGAACTCCAAGCGCTTTCTCTTTGGCTGCTGTTCGTTGGCCGGGCTTGAACGTGAGCGCGCGACCGACATGTGGCAGGCCATGCATGCCCGGCAGGTGATGCACGATCGCATCCTGGTGAGGCCGCGCCCCGCCGGCCGGGCCCTCGCCGACGACGGGCGTACCCGCCCACTCATTACCGCTGACGCGCTCACCTATCGACTGCCGCCACTGTTCGAAGGCTATCTGGCGCTCGGCGCCCGGGTGTGTGGTGCGCCGGCCTTTGATTATGAATTCGGGACCACGGACTTTCTGGTCATGCTCGACACGATGACCATGGATCCGCGCACGCATCGATCGCTGTTCGGATGA
- a CDS encoding lysophospholipid acyltransferase family protein, which produces MRRGVRLLCRATLRVMGVRVRLKGAVPREPALYLANHLSWLDIVAILARCDCTFVAKREVRQWPLVGWLATIMGVVWIDRTRKRDLLRAIPHLEATLRAGTSVLLFPEGTTSTGRQLLPFKSALVEGAVRAGVAVVPLAVTAAALPPSDALYWTGEETLLHSIPRVVQLVEPRVTLHAAPPVAWQASRKWLTQLAREAIARRTVGGAITERQRIATGNRTAVTAVAS; this is translated from the coding sequence GTGCGCCGCGGCGTGCGCCTGCTGTGCCGCGCGACGCTTCGCGTGATGGGCGTTCGGGTGAGGCTCAAGGGCGCCGTGCCGCGCGAGCCCGCGCTGTACCTCGCCAATCACCTGTCGTGGCTGGACATCGTGGCCATTCTCGCACGCTGCGACTGCACGTTTGTCGCCAAGCGGGAGGTGCGCCAGTGGCCACTCGTGGGATGGTTGGCGACCATCATGGGCGTGGTGTGGATTGACCGCACGCGCAAGCGTGATCTGTTGCGGGCCATTCCCCACCTCGAGGCCACCTTGCGAGCAGGCACCTCGGTGTTGCTCTTTCCAGAGGGCACCACCAGCACGGGCCGTCAATTGCTGCCGTTCAAGTCGGCACTGGTGGAAGGCGCGGTGCGCGCCGGCGTCGCGGTGGTCCCACTGGCCGTCACGGCAGCAGCACTCCCGCCCAGTGATGCGCTGTATTGGACCGGCGAGGAGACGTTGCTGCACAGCATCCCGCGGGTTGTCCAGCTGGTCGAACCTCGCGTAACGTTGCATGCGGCCCCGCCCGTCGCGTGGCAGGCGTCGCGCAAATGGCTGACCCAGCTGGCCCGTGAGGCGATCGCCCGCCGCACCGTGGGCGGCGCCATCACCGAGCGCCAAAGGATCGCGACGGGGAATCGTACCGCCGTTACCGCAGTCGCTTCGTAA
- a CDS encoding GNAT family N-acetyltransferase, which produces MSAALMTGPVGAPVLDREEPVPTRTPPAFVVGDLVVHHAEESDIPAIVTLNNIYAPDGLTLMRSEAFVTAHLQDYQVIRGADGRIRGQVALDEYTPSLVEIVSLAVAPDQQGQGLGQSLITAAEHLARERGHTELFAISLAEALFLRMGYTLTSIEIYPEKIARYRTISRSELSIGRKFCFTKRLR; this is translated from the coding sequence GTGAGCGCCGCCCTTATGACTGGCCCGGTGGGCGCGCCCGTGTTGGACCGTGAAGAGCCGGTACCAACCCGTACCCCGCCAGCGTTTGTGGTGGGTGATTTGGTGGTGCATCACGCCGAGGAGAGTGATATCCCGGCCATTGTGACGCTCAACAACATCTACGCGCCCGATGGGCTGACGCTCATGCGCAGTGAGGCATTCGTCACCGCGCACCTGCAGGATTACCAGGTCATTCGCGGGGCTGACGGACGCATTCGCGGGCAGGTGGCGCTCGACGAGTACACCCCGTCGCTGGTGGAAATCGTGTCGCTGGCGGTGGCCCCCGACCAGCAGGGCCAGGGGCTGGGCCAGAGTCTCATAACCGCCGCCGAGCATCTGGCTCGTGAACGGGGCCACACCGAGCTGTTCGCCATTTCGCTGGCCGAGGCGCTCTTTCTGCGCATGGGCTACACGCTCACCAGTATTGAGATCTATCCGGAGAAGATTGCCCGCTACCGCACCATCTCGCGGTCGGAGCTTTCAATTGGCCGGAAATTCTGCTTTACGAAGCGACTGCGGTAA
- a CDS encoding DUF411 domain-containing protein, which yields MPTYPFDAEPGPTLPSRRAFLHAATLAVSGLVLAPTVHAQAPVRAMTVYKDPNCGCCEQWVSHVRKAGFTVTVRDTADMESVKASFGVPARLGSCHTARVGTYTIEGHVPADLIVKLLKDKPVARGLAVPGMPMGSPGMEQGGQKDAYDVLLFDKAGTSRVYASR from the coding sequence ATGCCGACCTATCCGTTCGACGCCGAGCCGGGCCCGACGCTGCCGTCCCGTCGCGCCTTTCTCCATGCCGCCACTCTGGCCGTAAGCGGCCTCGTGCTGGCGCCTACCGTTCACGCTCAGGCGCCGGTCCGCGCCATGACGGTCTATAAAGACCCCAACTGCGGCTGCTGCGAGCAGTGGGTCAGTCATGTGCGGAAAGCAGGCTTCACGGTCACGGTACGGGATACCGCCGACATGGAGAGCGTGAAGGCCTCCTTTGGGGTTCCGGCCCGCCTGGGTTCATGTCACACCGCGCGGGTGGGGACCTACACCATCGAGGGGCATGTCCCGGCGGACCTCATTGTGAAGCTGCTGAAGGACAAGCCGGTGGCGCGTGGACTGGCGGTACCGGGGATGCCCATGGGTTCCCCCGGCATGGAGCAGGGCGGGCAGAAAGACGCCTACGACGTGCTGCTCTTTGATAAGGCCGGGACGTCACGGGTTTACGCCTCTCGGTGA